Proteins encoded together in one Desulfuromonas acetoxidans DSM 684 window:
- a CDS encoding tyrosine-type recombinase/integrase, which translates to MSEPLCKYQGIFKFATFTKRLFENPETTCSKQELADLLEAVGVQNSIQNLLHVFDNFSRLACFVPGICSDVKWIVIADRFEELQATADSILAIRSELSHRVQGLDLSLNKEINSAFYGLTEKNPLYVTLGYLPDSRQYLNHYDQFLAQLMVSICAISLNEQALDDVSVSFVSLLQNVRALAKSSQIGQFPQHILSPEDYVSHLRALPPHPRIQIFSEFLAQGVSCLPTDSLDNIFSRLDDDVDLAGHHLLRRKMRSNVADQIDCREEREQPHNDQAPATNGQLYVFYGRSGSGYSREHSAYIGQRIAASRAMSNQLFEIAWDQLNQKDIQVLLHYLFKPVSSTQPEEEATKAELALMLFAGLSAKRLSDLQVSYYGDYSVGTDCYFVPTKRLRLVSPGPALLTEPGVETDEQRCLTQTYIDLELPEQVNTLIARNLSNDLFVNTELLFKESDQINARITSTFSELRKKHHTRLTLTRVQNYLAGVLGRLPGGDIAAASLALGKEFYLSRTRIHYTAFDSSQLQHLYDKSCQCLLESGGYPYAKEEGYPAEERYLGTPLRPNLEAVRNLVEQVKSELANDTKRFGDVNSFARYHNTYTLFTWLYFAYNTGYRAVNSPGIRSDLIDAVRGLSVIRDKDSADHYHTRLVWLSEGCRAQLIHYRQHALQVLALSGNYKDLKYGDDLFFVDEKTCSMITATRSRIEDELHRFGFHLPANTQRHLLKSELQEDGCAPDTIELMLGHWSLGQEGWSATSALHPQYFADELCHYLQPLLRRIGFHPIAGIKNIPKKFCLTNRVDFSVARTTHLHRRLSAKDIQSLIVDPPAPVWFSCLGNMFQNLPVEKAFRPQQQMVLLRLQKFLPELYHGHEAAYVDEASIDFFIQKIKFKVGHPRLIYKRISFLIQGLEEGKKQLGWNVPVPTWPTIVPKPQNRIRQPIMARLPRFREVEEAFLRDLEYDCPHDPVIQLGQVLLSAVLYGGLHHPRWVAPFVQALHEQWFYRCNDMLWLDLWVGARPAKQREQWLLQRDASSYRRWIADPLSHLLIRRLEDVRNSHEESFDALFVYQSYQNHLFEVTGYKLPGLRELLTWANCWATLNQPAFLAAYLANEIESASLPDPVWMRLLTGHHYPSVTSSKNSSEFESYQGEANDYFGQIALIKALRKGIHERSTQSNTAIITWLNDFIQTHSKELYPASKLMCLWAMQMFSERKYEREGRQKNPEQPSTVLRYLGCIGQHILQQSGALDFTSLDGEELQDLVEQWIEQSRYFCVDAEKMTPWGLRRMNYFVDRLNQFLAFAHLFHDAPFVAIHLDGIRGQVRQSPGVRANVMTVSEFVRLRDVLGFKSSKLGRIDRIALIWVILAFRTGLRISEIYGLSLGDLQGDEKYELLVQPNSYRQLKTESSCRRIPLYALLPEEELSFLRQWQSFRLKELGATFKSPLFTAGPLALYPYRREPVLAMITPVIKQVTGDQGMVFHTLRHSFANWMLVKLVVSDTCESKTLPHFLAANEFTSPQRETLKRDLLHNEPSGRKSLYLMAHLLGHADTETELVSYIHCCDWLCWHHFRRASCMPPISAKAVAKIVGCSVPNAYKILQKEGHALAEYVAKNPSNHRSHPLEKNAIPVAKPNKVTKRIQPVDFYDFLAEARPKIGSDISLPKKHSQVLLLKYWYELLQERHTKVGVRKAARILTQSYRAHYDAFVFDQSEQAKEGITLLKSLEANLRIHHYPYRHSVNNTGRKKWSQKLGEKVSAGKTSSGRRSPNGELRVRVVCFSIKKEKVVCSAELTNLFRILLECVNSL; encoded by the coding sequence ATGAGTGAACCACTTTGTAAATATCAGGGCATTTTCAAGTTTGCCACATTTACAAAGCGCCTTTTTGAAAATCCCGAAACCACCTGCTCAAAACAGGAATTGGCGGACCTGCTAGAGGCTGTAGGCGTTCAGAACTCCATTCAAAATCTACTTCATGTTTTTGATAATTTTTCCCGGCTTGCTTGTTTCGTGCCTGGGATTTGCTCAGACGTCAAATGGATTGTCATTGCAGACCGTTTCGAAGAGTTACAGGCAACAGCAGACTCTATTCTCGCCATTCGTTCGGAGCTTAGTCATCGTGTTCAAGGGTTGGACCTATCTTTAAATAAAGAGATCAACTCTGCCTTCTATGGGTTGACAGAAAAAAATCCACTCTATGTTACGCTGGGTTATCTTCCTGATTCGCGGCAGTATCTGAACCACTATGATCAGTTTCTTGCCCAGCTTATGGTGTCGATATGCGCCATCTCTTTGAATGAGCAGGCGCTCGATGATGTGAGTGTTTCTTTTGTCAGTCTTCTGCAGAATGTGCGTGCATTGGCGAAGTCCTCCCAGATAGGTCAGTTCCCGCAGCACATATTATCCCCTGAAGATTATGTTAGCCATCTAAGAGCATTACCGCCCCATCCACGGATTCAGATTTTTTCTGAGTTTTTAGCGCAAGGCGTCAGCTGTCTACCAACGGATTCTCTGGATAACATTTTTAGTCGACTGGATGATGACGTCGATCTTGCGGGACACCATTTGCTACGACGTAAGATGCGCAGCAATGTGGCCGACCAGATTGATTGTCGTGAAGAGCGTGAACAACCTCACAATGATCAGGCGCCAGCAACCAATGGCCAACTTTATGTTTTTTATGGCCGCTCTGGAAGTGGTTATAGCAGAGAGCATTCCGCTTACATCGGACAGAGGATTGCAGCCAGTCGTGCCATGAGCAACCAGCTCTTTGAAATAGCTTGGGATCAGCTTAATCAAAAAGATATTCAAGTCTTGCTACATTATCTGTTTAAGCCGGTATCCTCAACGCAACCCGAAGAAGAGGCGACCAAAGCCGAACTGGCATTGATGCTATTTGCTGGGCTCTCTGCGAAACGGTTATCAGATTTGCAGGTTAGCTATTATGGCGACTATTCCGTCGGAACCGACTGTTACTTTGTCCCGACCAAAAGGTTGCGCCTTGTCAGCCCTGGTCCTGCTCTTCTTACTGAACCCGGCGTAGAAACCGATGAACAACGTTGCTTGACTCAAACTTACATTGATTTGGAACTTCCTGAACAGGTCAACACGCTGATTGCTCGAAATCTGTCGAATGATTTGTTTGTCAACACTGAGCTGTTATTTAAAGAATCCGATCAAATCAATGCCCGTATCACCTCAACGTTTTCTGAATTACGTAAAAAACATCATACGCGTCTCACGCTAACACGGGTGCAAAATTATCTTGCCGGAGTTTTGGGGCGGTTGCCTGGTGGAGATATTGCCGCAGCCAGTTTGGCGCTGGGAAAAGAATTTTATCTGTCACGTACGCGGATTCACTATACCGCATTTGACAGCTCCCAGCTTCAGCATCTTTATGATAAATCCTGTCAATGTCTCTTGGAATCAGGTGGTTATCCCTATGCAAAAGAGGAGGGCTATCCAGCTGAGGAGCGCTATTTAGGAACCCCTCTTCGGCCGAACCTGGAAGCTGTCCGCAATCTCGTTGAACAGGTTAAATCTGAGCTGGCAAACGACACCAAGCGGTTTGGCGATGTGAACTCTTTTGCTCGATATCATAATACGTACACCCTGTTTACCTGGCTTTATTTCGCCTACAATACCGGTTATCGTGCTGTGAATTCGCCCGGCATTCGCTCTGATCTGATTGATGCTGTCAGAGGCCTGAGCGTCATCCGTGATAAGGATTCAGCCGATCATTATCATACTCGCCTGGTGTGGTTGAGTGAGGGCTGCCGAGCCCAGCTGATTCATTATCGCCAACATGCGCTGCAGGTCTTAGCCTTGAGTGGTAATTACAAAGATTTGAAATATGGCGATGATTTATTCTTTGTGGATGAAAAGACCTGTTCAATGATTACGGCAACGCGTTCGAGGATTGAGGATGAGTTGCACCGTTTTGGTTTTCATCTGCCTGCCAATACGCAACGTCATTTGTTGAAATCCGAGCTGCAAGAGGATGGTTGTGCACCCGACACCATTGAATTAATGCTCGGGCATTGGAGTTTAGGCCAGGAAGGCTGGAGCGCGACTTCGGCGCTACATCCTCAATATTTTGCCGATGAGCTGTGTCATTATTTGCAACCCTTATTGCGTCGGATAGGATTCCATCCTATCGCCGGTATAAAAAACATTCCGAAAAAGTTTTGTTTAACGAATCGGGTGGATTTTTCTGTCGCTAGAACGACTCATCTTCACCGCCGTCTGTCCGCAAAAGACATTCAGTCGTTGATAGTGGATCCACCAGCACCGGTCTGGTTCAGTTGCTTGGGAAACATGTTTCAGAATTTGCCTGTTGAAAAAGCGTTTCGCCCGCAACAGCAAATGGTCTTGTTGCGACTACAGAAGTTCTTGCCTGAGCTTTATCATGGACATGAGGCGGCATATGTTGATGAAGCTTCAATCGATTTTTTTATCCAAAAGATCAAGTTTAAAGTCGGGCACCCACGTCTGATTTATAAACGGATCAGCTTTCTGATCCAAGGACTTGAGGAGGGCAAGAAACAGTTGGGGTGGAATGTCCCTGTTCCTACGTGGCCAACGATTGTCCCCAAACCACAAAATCGTATCCGTCAACCGATCATGGCCCGTTTACCTCGCTTTCGGGAGGTCGAAGAAGCCTTCTTACGGGATTTGGAATACGATTGTCCACATGATCCTGTGATTCAGCTTGGGCAGGTTTTGCTCAGCGCTGTTTTATACGGTGGCTTGCACCATCCCCGTTGGGTTGCTCCTTTTGTACAGGCTCTGCATGAGCAGTGGTTCTATCGCTGCAATGACATGTTGTGGTTGGATTTGTGGGTAGGGGCACGCCCAGCAAAACAGCGAGAACAATGGCTCTTACAGAGAGATGCGAGCAGTTACCGGCGCTGGATTGCTGACCCGTTATCACATTTGCTTATTCGCCGACTAGAAGATGTCCGCAATAGCCACGAAGAGTCTTTTGATGCTCTCTTCGTGTATCAGTCTTATCAGAACCACCTTTTTGAAGTAACGGGCTACAAGCTTCCAGGTTTGAGGGAGCTGCTGACTTGGGCCAATTGTTGGGCCACCCTGAATCAACCGGCTTTTCTTGCCGCTTACTTAGCCAATGAGATTGAATCTGCCAGCCTCCCGGATCCTGTCTGGATGCGTCTTCTTACTGGACACCATTATCCCAGTGTGACGAGCAGTAAAAATTCTTCCGAGTTTGAATCCTATCAGGGGGAGGCAAATGATTATTTCGGTCAGATTGCATTGATAAAGGCGTTACGCAAAGGAATTCACGAGCGTAGTACTCAATCGAATACTGCAATCATTACATGGCTTAACGATTTTATCCAAACTCATTCCAAAGAACTTTACCCCGCTTCGAAGTTGATGTGCCTTTGGGCGATGCAGATGTTTTCTGAGCGCAAATATGAGCGTGAAGGTCGTCAAAAAAATCCTGAGCAGCCTTCTACCGTCTTAAGATACCTTGGCTGTATTGGTCAGCATATTCTTCAGCAATCCGGGGCACTGGATTTTACATCTTTGGATGGGGAGGAACTTCAAGACCTTGTAGAACAATGGATAGAGCAAAGTCGCTATTTTTGTGTAGACGCTGAAAAGATGACTCCTTGGGGCCTTCGACGGATGAACTATTTTGTTGATCGCTTAAATCAGTTTTTGGCCTTTGCTCACCTTTTCCATGATGCTCCTTTTGTTGCTATTCATCTCGATGGGATAAGAGGACAGGTCCGCCAGTCACCTGGTGTGCGAGCCAATGTGATGACCGTCAGTGAGTTTGTTCGCCTGCGTGATGTTCTTGGATTCAAATCATCAAAATTGGGACGGATTGATCGAATCGCTCTTATTTGGGTGATTCTGGCCTTCCGGACCGGACTGCGTATTTCAGAAATTTATGGACTGAGCCTCGGTGATTTGCAAGGAGACGAGAAATACGAGTTGCTGGTGCAGCCAAACTCTTATCGCCAGTTGAAGACAGAGTCATCCTGTCGGCGGATTCCACTTTATGCATTGCTGCCTGAAGAGGAATTATCATTTTTACGCCAATGGCAGTCTTTTAGGCTTAAAGAGCTTGGGGCAACGTTCAAAAGTCCTCTTTTTACTGCTGGTCCGTTAGCGTTGTATCCATACCGTCGTGAGCCGGTCCTGGCTATGATTACCCCAGTCATCAAGCAGGTGACTGGTGATCAGGGGATGGTTTTTCATACCTTGCGACATTCCTTTGCCAACTGGATGTTGGTAAAGCTTGTTGTTTCGGATACGTGTGAATCAAAAACGTTGCCTCACTTTTTAGCGGCAAATGAATTTACTTCTCCTCAACGTGAGACACTTAAACGCGATCTTTTGCACAACGAGCCATCGGGACGCAAAAGTTTGTATCTGATGGCTCATCTGCTCGGGCATGCTGATACTGAAACGGAATTGGTGAGCTATATTCACTGTTGTGACTGGTTGTGCTGGCATCATTTTCGGAGAGCGTCCTGTATGCCGCCGATATCCGCCAAGGCGGTTGCTAAAATCGTCGGTTGCAGTGTTCCGAATGCCTATAAGATTTTGCAAAAAGAAGGGCATGCACTTGCCGAATATGTTGCCAAAAATCCCTCAAACCATCGGTCACACCCCCTTGAAAAAAATGCCATCCCTGTCGCAAAACCCAACAAGGTCACTAAACGAATTCAGCCTGTTGATTTTTACGATTTTCTGGCTGAAGCACGTCCAAAAATCGGCTCTGATATATCCTTGCCCAAAAAACATAGTCAGGTTTTGCTGTTGAAGTATTGGTATGAATTGCTCCAAGAAAGGCACACTAAGGTTGGGGTGAGAAAAGCAGCACGAATTTTGACTCAGAGTTATCGTGCCCATTATGATGCTTTTGTTTTCGATCAATCAGAACAGGCGAAAGAGGGTATCACTTTGCTCAAAAGTCTCGAAGCAAATCTGCGAATCCATCATTATCCTTATCGCCACAGTGTTAATAATACCGGGAGAAAAAAATGGTCACAGAAGTTGGGTGAGAAAGTCTCTGCAGGAAAAACCTCTAGTGGTCGTCGTTCCCCTAATGGCGAGTTACGTGTTCGAGTAGTCTGTTTTTCAATCAAAAAGGAAAAGGTCGTTTGTTCTGCGGAGCTCACGAATCTATTCAGAATCCTCTTGGAGTGCGTTAACTCTCTATAA
- a CDS encoding MbcA/ParS/Xre antitoxin family protein: MNKKPFARMHPDCFEPAFNKAIEVFGDEKTALAWLQRESTALGGKAPWSLLDTASGRKQVCDELDRIEHGIVS, from the coding sequence ATGAATAAAAAGCCCTTTGCCAGAATGCACCCAGACTGTTTTGAACCCGCGTTCAATAAGGCGATAGAAGTTTTTGGAGACGAGAAAACCGCCCTAGCCTGGCTTCAACGGGAATCAACGGCACTGGGAGGGAAAGCCCCCTGGTCTTTGTTGGATACTGCTTCTGGCCGAAAACAGGTTTGTGATGAACTTGACAGAATAGAGCACGGTATTGTTTCCTGA
- a CDS encoding antitoxin Xre-like helix-turn-helix domain-containing protein, with translation MTQTDNFQDIDLSNTDSRARLAQLITRLFEHWQLSDEDQAALLGLSTKNRSTLSRYRQGKPLANNMDLLDRAGHLLSIHKSLRILYPHNRSLAYQWISRPNKRFNNMSPLEIIKERHFEGLLTISHYLDWELHQ, from the coding sequence ATGACTCAAACGGACAACTTTCAGGACATCGACCTAAGCAACACCGATTCTCGAGCCAGACTCGCTCAACTGATCACACGATTATTTGAGCATTGGCAATTGAGCGATGAGGATCAGGCCGCGTTACTTGGCCTGTCTACAAAGAACCGAAGCACGCTGAGCAGATACCGCCAAGGAAAACCATTGGCTAACAATATGGATTTACTCGACCGTGCTGGACATTTACTGAGTATTCACAAGTCACTGCGGATTCTTTATCCGCACAACAGAAGCTTGGCTTATCAGTGGATCTCCAGGCCCAATAAACGCTTTAACAACATGAGCCCTCTGGAGATCATCAAAGAAAGACACTTTGAGGGGCTGTTGACGATTAGTCACTACCTTGATTGGGAGCTGCACCAGTAA
- a CDS encoding STAS domain-containing protein — MYELERKSIQNSEGGPCQVLAVRGTLGIAVVRKLKDDLLALLKNNDSVVIDLTEVSDIYYSILQLMCSANKYAQKHGKTFKLTGQNAHVVMVEAQSVGYFRAEGCKDAKDPTRCLWLAETSA, encoded by the coding sequence ATGTACGAATTAGAACGTAAAAGCATCCAAAATAGTGAGGGAGGTCCTTGTCAGGTCCTCGCTGTCCGCGGTACCCTGGGGATTGCTGTCGTCCGCAAGCTTAAGGATGATCTGCTTGCACTATTGAAAAACAATGATTCTGTCGTGATTGATTTAACTGAAGTTAGTGATATCTATTACAGCATTTTACAACTGATGTGTTCTGCCAATAAATACGCCCAGAAGCACGGTAAAACCTTTAAACTGACAGGACAAAATGCTCACGTTGTTATGGTCGAAGCGCAATCCGTCGGGTATTTTCGCGCCGAAGGCTGCAAGGACGCCAAAGATCCGACACGATGTTTGTGGTTAGCGGAAACCTCCGCTTAA
- a CDS encoding 4Fe-4S binding protein gives MQIKLNIEKMTVVRSIVQWSFFVWILIIGIQFGFFVRHFAMKGESFFVNRPAGVEGFLPIGALASLKHWLYTGQVDRIHPAALVLFLTFLAMSLLAKKSFCSWLCPVGTVSEGLWKFGKWLFGRSFHMWGWLDFLLRGGKYLLLLFFVKILLLDMPVYALEQFLQTPYWAISDVKMLYFFTNMSLTTIFVLLLLAGLSLFYKNFWCRYLCPYGALLGLISFFSPLKIRRNVLTCTDCGLCSRACPSRLNVHRLKTVSSPECSGCLSCVDACPTAAVQMRLSLWSASLPRWTFPVVVLVVYAGGVTLGMVTGHWDSSLGYEDYQRLIPMTNFLSH, from the coding sequence ATGCAAATTAAGTTGAACATTGAAAAAATGACGGTTGTACGCTCGATTGTGCAATGGAGCTTCTTTGTCTGGATTTTGATTATTGGAATCCAGTTTGGTTTTTTTGTCAGACATTTTGCGATGAAGGGAGAGTCCTTCTTTGTCAATAGACCTGCAGGCGTTGAAGGGTTTTTACCCATTGGCGCGCTGGCAAGTTTAAAACACTGGCTGTATACGGGTCAGGTTGACCGGATTCATCCGGCCGCCTTGGTTCTTTTTCTCACTTTTTTAGCAATGAGTTTGTTGGCTAAAAAATCATTTTGCTCCTGGCTCTGTCCGGTCGGTACCGTTTCCGAGGGACTCTGGAAGTTTGGCAAGTGGCTCTTCGGGCGCAGTTTTCATATGTGGGGATGGTTGGATTTTTTGTTACGCGGGGGGAAATATCTCCTGTTGCTGTTTTTCGTCAAAATCCTGCTACTTGATATGCCTGTTTATGCTCTTGAACAGTTTTTGCAAACACCCTACTGGGCGATCAGTGATGTCAAAATGCTTTACTTTTTTACTAATATGTCGCTGACGACCATATTTGTTCTTCTTCTATTGGCGGGGCTCTCTCTTTTCTATAAAAATTTCTGGTGTCGCTACCTGTGCCCTTATGGTGCCTTGCTGGGATTGATCAGTTTTTTCAGTCCGTTGAAAATCCGTCGCAATGTTTTGACTTGTACTGATTGTGGTCTTTGCAGTCGCGCCTGCCCGTCTCGATTGAACGTTCACCGTCTTAAAACCGTCAGTAGTCCTGAATGCTCTGGCTGTCTTTCCTGTGTTGATGCCTGCCCGACTGCGGCCGTACAGATGAGACTTTCACTCTGGTCAGCTTCACTGCCTCGTTGGACTTTTCCTGTTGTCGTTTTGGTTGTTTATGCCGGTGGAGTTACTCTCGGAATGGTAACGGGGCACTGGGATAGTTCGTTAGGTTACGAGGACTATCAGCGCTTGATTCCGATGACGAATTTTTTAAGCCATTGA
- a CDS encoding CGGC domain-containing protein — translation MTEIKEKTYLVIVQCHIVQERCSGFHCEKALYDRTGGFAVYPETINFRSLSLTCGGCCGRALHRKLTNLIRQAQKRDGISKEDIVVHLSSCITKDNYHAPTCPHLDYLKTLIGKLGLDLVEDTWISKTAEKRRQEGLYRNNQCMKETPHG, via the coding sequence ATGACCGAGATCAAGGAAAAGACATATCTGGTGATTGTACAGTGCCACATCGTTCAAGAGCGTTGTTCAGGTTTTCATTGCGAAAAGGCTCTGTATGATCGAACCGGTGGTTTTGCCGTATATCCCGAAACCATAAATTTTCGCAGTCTCTCATTGACGTGTGGCGGCTGCTGCGGCCGAGCACTTCATCGAAAACTGACGAACTTGATACGTCAGGCACAAAAGCGTGACGGGATCAGTAAAGAGGACATTGTTGTGCATCTTTCTTCTTGTATCACTAAAGACAATTATCATGCGCCGACATGCCCCCATCTCGATTACCTGAAAACTCTGATCGGCAAGCTTGGGCTTGATCTGGTCGAAGATACCTGGATCAGTAAAACGGCTGAAAAGAGGCGCCAGGAAGGCCTTTACCGTAACAATCAATGCATGAAGGAGACGCCCCATGGTTAA
- a CDS encoding HPP family protein, with translation MTFHDSLWSFLSGTFGILVIFWLTDLLDFPLLIGSFGASAVLLFGAADSPLAQPRNVIAGHVVSAVVAVCVVALLGTGQLAIAVAVGLAIFVMNVTHTTHPPGGATALIGVQGGAGPEYIVIPVLLGALILLLTALITNNLVYHRKYPKHWF, from the coding sequence ATGACATTTCACGATTCCTTGTGGAGCTTCCTTAGTGGGACGTTCGGTATTTTGGTCATTTTTTGGCTTACCGATCTGTTGGATTTTCCGTTGCTGATTGGTTCCTTTGGAGCTTCTGCTGTTCTTTTATTCGGCGCTGCAGACTCACCTTTGGCGCAACCGCGTAACGTGATTGCCGGACATGTTGTTTCCGCTGTGGTTGCCGTCTGTGTGGTAGCGCTTTTGGGTACCGGCCAACTTGCCATTGCCGTGGCCGTTGGGCTAGCTATTTTTGTCATGAACGTAACCCACACAACGCATCCTCCGGGAGGTGCCACGGCTTTGATCGGTGTGCAAGGAGGCGCAGGGCCGGAATATATTGTTATTCCCGTGCTCCTCGGAGCGTTAATCCTGCTGTTGACGGCTCTCATAACAAACAATCTGGTTTATCACCGGAAATATCCGAAACACTGGTTTTGA